From a single Bufo bufo chromosome 9, aBufBuf1.1, whole genome shotgun sequence genomic region:
- the LOC120979879 gene encoding uncharacterized protein LOC120979879, giving the protein KKNYQYSEKDQNSSSIIKFLNTTVSKFSKKGSSQIANHLELYESTMDSLKLYSDADRIRFLPWAFDDKYRHYFTSFRERGIQDWPSVLHEVKLEFGPYRTITAAKRDIYKLTCRPNQSPREFLSILKNAYGLAYRSPNWESEEFKQLFYDAMPTQIKLSLARDLDIEAPLDRLVTAATTLYNISEYHETGERRFKKSPEQNIAEAKVNPSLGFETQPRKYSQSTGPVQQTQQQQVRPKQTKPQNPNGSEGDNSGAGRSNYRPYYNNGPQYRSYYNRDSQGYRRWNNRPRQQREDRQEPLNSPRSRSPTNNQGASQNQNMRKPNSSKEIKIEFNNYDFDKTGMAQEVLVPNSEGHVYW; this is encoded by the exons aagaaaaattaccagtattcagaaaaggatcaaaattcatccagcataattaagtttttaaaTACCACTGTGTCCAAGTTCtctaagaaaggttcttctcagatagcgAATCACCtagaactgtatgaatccactatggattctttaaaattatactctgatgctgacagaatcagattccttccatgggcatttgatgataaatatcgtcattactttacctcttttagggagagaggaattcaagattggccaagtgttttgcatgaaGTTAAACTGGAATTCGGACCTTACCGaaccattactgctgcaaaacgggacatatataagcttacatgtaggcccaatcaaagtccccgtgaattcctctctatccttaaaaatgcctatgggttagcatatagatccccaaactgggaatctgaagagtttaagcagctgttctatgatgctatgccaacccagatcaaacttagcctagccagagatctggatattgaagctcccttggataggttggtgacggctgccaccacgctgtataatatcagtgaataccatgaaacaggtgagagaagatttaaaaaatccccagagcaaaatatagctgaagctaaggtaaaccctagcttgggatttgaaacacagccacgtAAGTATTCTCAGTctacaggtcctgtccaacaaacccagcaacaacaggtaagACCCAAGCAAACCAAGCCCCAAAATCCCAACGGGTCAGAGGGGGATAATTCTGGtgctgggaggtctaactaccgtccataTTACAATAATGGTCCCCAATATAGGTCCTATTACAATAGGGATTCCCAGGGTTACAGACGCTGgaataacaggcccagacaacagagggaagataggcaggaacccTTAAACTCACCTAGGAGTAGGTCACCCACCAATAATCAGGGCGCCTCACAAAACCAAAATATGCGcaaaccaaacag ttctaaggAAATTAAGATTGAATTCAACAACTATGATTTTGATAAAACTGGCATGGCCCAAGAGGTGTTGGTTCCAAATTCGGAAGGACATGTATATTGGTGA